Proteins from a genomic interval of Xylocopa sonorina isolate GNS202 chromosome 4, iyXylSono1_principal, whole genome shotgun sequence:
- the Argrs-m gene encoding arginyl-tRNA synthetase, mitochondrial has translation MSNFMRSIIYKKVIRPLQNVNNVYQNKIMCNLCIKFDKTSGTYSFVLPLKSKDYDITNEVENITNNDVLGTFDNVTLNNNRVYFNVSRDKYVKEVLENNFFGVMPPLLVDNDKNIVVEFSSPNIAKPFHFGHLRSTVIGNCIANISNFLQNQVTRINYLGDWGTQFGYIYLGMKMSNIDSTKIQTDPLKTLYKIYVDANKLAEDDPNIQEQAKEIFSRLELENDNTIYKDWQTIRQFTAIELEKTYKRIGIVFDKYDWESMYTAKNISKIINLMEEMQLLTLDSLNRKAVSISEKKSVPVIKSDGSTLYMSRDIASAINRFEKYKFDAMYYVVDYSQSDHFSNLIHILNKMQLPWVDRLRHIKFGRVQGMSTRKGTAVFLEDILNEAKEIMKQKQIMTKTTKIPLSNLDETSDILGISSVIVQDLKQNRMNNYLFNWNTVFDMKGDSGIKLQYVHCRLCSLEEICGASLIGECDPSLLREAEVDHLITLISEFDEVVLNSYKELEPCTLTVYLFHLCKAINIALRKLNIRNQPNDLGSQRLLLFHVAKVTLAQGMKLLGLTPLDKM, from the exons ATGAGTAATTTCATGAGatctataatatataaaaag GTTATAAGACCGCTGCAAAATGTAAACAATGTATATCAAAATAAGATTATGTGTAATTTATGCATAAAATTCGATAAAACAAGTGGTACATATTCTTTTGTGCTTCCTCTGAAGTCAAAAGATTATGATATAACAAACGAAGttgagaacattacaaataatgaTGTACTGGGTACCTTCGACAATGTTACATTAAATAATAACCGTGTATATTTTAATGTTTCGAGGGACAAATATGTGAAGGAAGTGTTAGAAAACAATTTTTTCGGTGTTATGCCACCGTTACTTGTAGATAATGATAAAAATATCGTAGTAGAATTTAGTTCGCCTAATATAGCAAAACCGTTTCACTTTGGACATTTAAGGTCCACGGTAATAGGAAATTGCATTGCAAATATAAGCAATTTTTTACAAAACCAAGTAACAAGAATTAATTATTTAGGAGATTGGGGTACACAGTTTGGTTACATTTATTTAGGTATGAAAATGTCAAATATCGATAGTACAAAAATACAAACAGACCCTCTTAAAACTTTATACAAAATTTATGTTGATGCTAATAAATTAGCCGAAGATGATCCAAATATACAAGAACAGGCTAAAGAAATATTTAGTCGGTTAGAATTAGAAAATGATAATACCATTTATAAGGATTGGCAAACAATCAGGCAGTTTACTGCTATAGAATTAGAGAAAACTTATAAAAGGATAGGTATAGTTTTTGATAAATATGACTGGGAATCTATGTATACTGCTAAAAATATAAGTAAGATAATTAATTTGATGGAAGAAATGCAATTATTAACGTTAGATAGTTTGAATAGAAAAGCAGTATCTATAAGTGAAAAAAAAAGTGTTCCAGTCATAAAAAGTGATGGTTCAACTTTGTACATGAGTAGAGATATTGCTTCTGCTATTAATAGATTTGAGAAATATAAATTTGACGCTATGTATTACGTTGTGGACTACAGTCAGTCTGATCATTTTTCCAATTTAATACATATATTGAATAAAATGCAATTACCTTGGGTGGATAGATTAAGGCATATTAAGTTTGGAAGAGTACAGGGTATGAGCACGAGAAAAGGTACAGCAGTATTTTTAGAGGATATTTTAAATGAAGCAAAGGAAATTATGAAACAAAAACAAATAATGACAAAGA cAACTAAAATTCCTCTAAGTAATTTAGATGAAACATCTGATATTTTGGGTATTTCTAGTGTAATTGTTCAAGATTTAAAACAAAATAGGATGAACAATTATCTGTTTAATTGGAACACTGTATTTGAT ATGAAAGGTGATTCTGGAATAAAATTGCAATATGTGCATTGTCGTTTATGCAGCTTAGAAGAGATATGTGGTGCTTCACTAATAGGGGAATGTGATCCAAGTCTTTTAAGAGAAGCAGAAGTCGATCACTTAATTACTTTAATTAGTGAGTTCGATGAAGTTGTACTTAATTCTTACAAGGAATTAGAACCATGCACATTAACAGTGTACCTTTTTCATTTGTG TAAAGCTATCAATATTGCTTTGCGTAAATTGAACATACGGAATCAACCAAACGATTTAGGAAGTCAAAGATTATTATTGTTTCATGTAGCAAAAGTGACTCTTGCTCAAGGTATGAAATTACTTGGTTTAACACCTTTAGATAAAATGTAA